The proteins below are encoded in one region of Sphaerodactylus townsendi isolate TG3544 linkage group LG06, MPM_Stown_v2.3, whole genome shotgun sequence:
- the POLR1G gene encoding DNA-directed RNA polymerase I subunit RPA34 isoform X1 has product MEVSKGPPRFKRPADFSASPFCSGLPLAQEMLEGSSKELWLIRAPASFSPESLSGHSVPLLGFQTLKASQPDSAKKTFHIQTTLEHLGGAQLLLPLGHGDHLTCSIPFSSSLSICEKYGGSSNSQSLFPVVARPAPQIPGGLRQRFLPFGNRTEGSLLARAAEEPPRKKKKTKKKHRLGKEDYEEDLALFGMPLEVASGAGKAEARQQHVAAPLANGSQPSSAAFAQNGLLSGEVEVAGPRKKKKKKKRKEGELKEMEAEARQWHWHEQEGAATSFPEAQPNSAAFAQDGLLSSKVEAAGPRRRKKRKKAGELKDKSREEAEAAHPLQNVTIPWAVSSQPSSGPAALHSFLSSEPENLDPRSKKKKRDREVKDKMGEVEGGLLDVSPCVGGDFEPQAGAGSLLGMEEMTQLTNKGKRNEKAVPIEPASNKEEAAGAQWDLSGLGASHEGCLVLVQEEPGVGSSDHKAKKKENPEEGALELGEQPALLEVESWAQLGTPLWGGGGGQATKPAMELLSRKPKKKKRPRQEAVE; this is encoded by the exons ATGGAGGTTTCGAAAG GTCCTCCACGCTTTAAGCGCCCCGCAGATTTCTCAGCCAGTCCGTTCTGCTCTGGGCTGCCTCTTGCCCAAGAGATGCTGGAGGGCTCTTCCAAAGAATTGTGGCTGATCCGAGCCCCTGCCAGCTTCAGTCCGGAAAG CCTCAGTGGTCACTCTGTGCCTTTGCTGGGCTTCCAAACTCTGAAGGCATCGCAGCCGGACAGCGCAAAGAAGACCTTCCATATTCAAACAACTCTGGAGCATCTTGGCGGTgcccagttgctgcttcctttggGCCATGGGGACCACCTCACCTGCTCCATCCCTTTCAGCAGCTCACTGAGCATCTGTGAGAAATATGGGGGTTCCAGCAACAGCCAGTCCCTTTTCCCGGTGGTGGCCAGACCAGCCCCGCAGATCCCAGGAGGGCTCCGGCAGCGTTTCCTGCCTTTTGGGAACCGCACAGAGGGATCTTTGCTGGCCAGAGCAGCGGAGGAACcacccaggaagaagaagaagacgaaaaAGAAGCACCGGCTTGGAAAGGAGGACTATGAGGAAGATCTGGCTCTCTTCGGGATGCCTTTGGAGGTAGCCTCAGGGGCTGGCAAGGCAGAGGCCCGTCAGCAGCATGTGGCAGCCCCACTGGCAAATGGCTCACAGCCAAGTTCTGCAGCCTTTGCCCAGAACGGCCTCCTCTCTGGTGAGGTGGAAGTTGCTGgtcccagaaagaagaagaagaagaagaaaaggaaggagggagaactGAAGGAGATGGAGGCAGAGGCCAGGCAATGGCACTGGCACGAGCAGGAGGGGGCAGCCACCTCCTTCCCAGAGGCTCagccaaactctgcagcctttgCCCAGGACGGCCTCCTCTCCAGTAAGGTGGAGGCTGCAGGTcccagaagaaggaagaaaaggaagaaggccGGAGAACTGAAGGACAAGAGCAGGGAAGAGGCAGAGGCCGCACACCCACTCCAGAACGTGACAATCCCTTGGGCAGTCAGCTCCCAGCCAAGTTCTGGCCCTGCTGCCCTGCACAGTTTCCTCTCTAGTGAGCCAGAAAATCTGGATCccagaagcaagaagaagaaaagggaccGAGAAGTGAAGGACAAAATGGGGGAAGTGGAAGGGGGACTGCTAGATGTAAGCCCCTGTGTGGGAGGGGATTTTGAGCCCCAGGCAGGAGCGGGCAGTCTCCTAGGGATGGAAGAAATGACTCAGCTCACAAACAAGGGGAAAAGGAATGAGAAGGCAGTGCCAATTGAGCCCGCCTCCAACAAGGAAGAAGCTGCTGGGGCGCAGTGGGACCTCAGCGGCCTGGGGGCCTCCCATGAGGGCTGCCTGGTGTTGGTCCAGGAGGAACCTGGAGTGGGTAGCTCAGATCATAAAGCCAAGAAAAAGGAGAACCCAGAGGAGGGTGCCCTGGAGCTGGGAGAGCAGCCTGCCCTGCTGGAGGTAGAGAGCTGGGCTCAGCTGGGCACCCCcctctgggggggaggaggagggcaggcgACTAAGCCAGCTATGGAGCTGCTGAGCCGCAAGCCCAAGAAGAAAAAGCGTCCCAGGCAAGAGGCTGTTGAGTAG
- the POLR1G gene encoding DNA-directed RNA polymerase I subunit RPA34 isoform X2: MLEGSSKELWLIRAPASFSPESLSGHSVPLLGFQTLKASQPDSAKKTFHIQTTLEHLGGAQLLLPLGHGDHLTCSIPFSSSLSICEKYGGSSNSQSLFPVVARPAPQIPGGLRQRFLPFGNRTEGSLLARAAEEPPRKKKKTKKKHRLGKEDYEEDLALFGMPLEVASGAGKAEARQQHVAAPLANGSQPSSAAFAQNGLLSGEVEVAGPRKKKKKKKRKEGELKEMEAEARQWHWHEQEGAATSFPEAQPNSAAFAQDGLLSSKVEAAGPRRRKKRKKAGELKDKSREEAEAAHPLQNVTIPWAVSSQPSSGPAALHSFLSSEPENLDPRSKKKKRDREVKDKMGEVEGGLLDVSPCVGGDFEPQAGAGSLLGMEEMTQLTNKGKRNEKAVPIEPASNKEEAAGAQWDLSGLGASHEGCLVLVQEEPGVGSSDHKAKKKENPEEGALELGEQPALLEVESWAQLGTPLWGGGGGQATKPAMELLSRKPKKKKRPRQEAVE, from the exons ATGCTGGAGGGCTCTTCCAAAGAATTGTGGCTGATCCGAGCCCCTGCCAGCTTCAGTCCGGAAAG CCTCAGTGGTCACTCTGTGCCTTTGCTGGGCTTCCAAACTCTGAAGGCATCGCAGCCGGACAGCGCAAAGAAGACCTTCCATATTCAAACAACTCTGGAGCATCTTGGCGGTgcccagttgctgcttcctttggGCCATGGGGACCACCTCACCTGCTCCATCCCTTTCAGCAGCTCACTGAGCATCTGTGAGAAATATGGGGGTTCCAGCAACAGCCAGTCCCTTTTCCCGGTGGTGGCCAGACCAGCCCCGCAGATCCCAGGAGGGCTCCGGCAGCGTTTCCTGCCTTTTGGGAACCGCACAGAGGGATCTTTGCTGGCCAGAGCAGCGGAGGAACcacccaggaagaagaagaagacgaaaaAGAAGCACCGGCTTGGAAAGGAGGACTATGAGGAAGATCTGGCTCTCTTCGGGATGCCTTTGGAGGTAGCCTCAGGGGCTGGCAAGGCAGAGGCCCGTCAGCAGCATGTGGCAGCCCCACTGGCAAATGGCTCACAGCCAAGTTCTGCAGCCTTTGCCCAGAACGGCCTCCTCTCTGGTGAGGTGGAAGTTGCTGgtcccagaaagaagaagaagaagaagaaaaggaaggagggagaactGAAGGAGATGGAGGCAGAGGCCAGGCAATGGCACTGGCACGAGCAGGAGGGGGCAGCCACCTCCTTCCCAGAGGCTCagccaaactctgcagcctttgCCCAGGACGGCCTCCTCTCCAGTAAGGTGGAGGCTGCAGGTcccagaagaaggaagaaaaggaagaaggccGGAGAACTGAAGGACAAGAGCAGGGAAGAGGCAGAGGCCGCACACCCACTCCAGAACGTGACAATCCCTTGGGCAGTCAGCTCCCAGCCAAGTTCTGGCCCTGCTGCCCTGCACAGTTTCCTCTCTAGTGAGCCAGAAAATCTGGATCccagaagcaagaagaagaaaagggaccGAGAAGTGAAGGACAAAATGGGGGAAGTGGAAGGGGGACTGCTAGATGTAAGCCCCTGTGTGGGAGGGGATTTTGAGCCCCAGGCAGGAGCGGGCAGTCTCCTAGGGATGGAAGAAATGACTCAGCTCACAAACAAGGGGAAAAGGAATGAGAAGGCAGTGCCAATTGAGCCCGCCTCCAACAAGGAAGAAGCTGCTGGGGCGCAGTGGGACCTCAGCGGCCTGGGGGCCTCCCATGAGGGCTGCCTGGTGTTGGTCCAGGAGGAACCTGGAGTGGGTAGCTCAGATCATAAAGCCAAGAAAAAGGAGAACCCAGAGGAGGGTGCCCTGGAGCTGGGAGAGCAGCCTGCCCTGCTGGAGGTAGAGAGCTGGGCTCAGCTGGGCACCCCcctctgggggggaggaggagggcaggcgACTAAGCCAGCTATGGAGCTGCTGAGCCGCAAGCCCAAGAAGAAAAAGCGTCCCAGGCAAGAGGCTGTTGAGTAG
- the ERCC1 gene encoding DNA excision repair protein ERCC-1 isoform X6: MEPLAAGTTSGGRKKFTVKTQDEDDNVALAQLLFKPSCTSSPSPAPEPPAGPEGATYADYIVGQATDSLVPLAKPAAAVTVAVTRLQSSQAMQTNSKDKELPLNLAPKPGAKHNSIIVSPRQTLPALPFYPQRGNPILKFICNVPWEFGEIVPDYVLGQSTCALFLSLRYHHLKPNYIHERLQSLGKTYMLQVLLIQVDVKDPHQALKELAKICILADCTLVLAWSAEEAGRYLETYKAYEQKPADLLKEKVDQNYLSRVTDCLTSVKSVNKTDTLTLLSTFASLASLGDASREELSLCPGIGPLKAKRLFDILHEPFLKVPK, translated from the exons ATGGAGCCCCTGGCAGCTGGGACCACCTCTGGAGGGAGGAAGAAGTTCACTGTGAAGACCCAGGATGAAGATGACAATGTGGCCCTG GCACAGCTGCTTTTCAAGCCCTCCTGCACTTCAAGCCCCTCCCCAGCTCCCGAGCCTCCTGCAGGGCCAGAAGGGGCCACCTATGCTGACTACATTGTGGGGCAAGCTACTGACTCCTTGGTTCCCCTTGCAaagccagcagcagctgtgaCTGTGGCAGTAACCAGACTTCAGAGCTCCCAGGCTATGCAGACCAACTCCAAAGACAAAGAACTGCCCTTGAACCTTGCACCCAAACCAGGAGCCAAGCACAACTCCATCATTGTTAGTCCTCGCCAG ACCCTGCCGGCCCTTCCTTTCTATCCTCAGAGGGGGAACCCCATCCTGAAGTTTATCTGCAACGTGCCATGGGAGTTTGGTGAGATCGTCCCAGATTACGTCCTGGGCCAGAGCACCTGTGCCCTTTTCCTCAG CCTCCGCTACCACCACCTGAAGCCCAACTACATCCACGAACGCCTCCAGTCGCTGGGCAAAACCTACATGCTGCAGGTGCTACTGATTCAGGTTGATGTG AAAGACCCACACCAGGCACTGAAGGAACTGGCAAAGATCTGCATCCTGGCAGACTGCACCCTGGTCCTGGCATGGAG CGCAGAGGAAGCTGGTCGCTACCTTGAAACATACAAGGCTTACGAACAGAAGCCAGCAGATCTGCTGAAGGAGAAAGTGGACCAGAATTACTTGTCTCGA GTGACTGACTGCCTGACCAGTGTGAAGTCAGTGAACAAAACAGACACACTGACCCTCCTCTCCACTTTTGCA TCCCTGGCCAGTTTAGGTGATGCCTCCAGGGAAGAGCTGTCCCTCTGCCCAGGGATTGGACCCCTGAAG GCCAAGAGGCTCTTTGATATCCTTCACGAACCGTTTCTCAAAGTCCCCAAATGA
- the ERCC1 gene encoding DNA excision repair protein ERCC-1 isoform X4 — MSIRKEVGTISVAMVTGRNFSCQFPGADWRPPGITGAVEMEPLAAGTTSGGRKKFTVKTQDEDDNVALAQLLFKPSCTSSPSPAPEPPAGPEGATYADYIVGQATDSLVPLAKPAAAVTVAVTRLQSSQAMQTNSKDKELPLNLAPKPGAKHNSIIVSPRQTLPALPFYPQRGNPILKFICNVPWEFGEIVPDYVLGQSTCALFLSLRYHHLKPNYIHERLQSLGKTYMLQKDPHQALKELAKICILADCTLVLAWSAEEAGRYLETYKAYEQKPADLLKEKVDQNYLSRVTDCLTSVKSVNKTDTLTLLSTFASLASLGDASREELSLCPGIGPLKAKRLFDILHEPFLKVPK, encoded by the exons ATGTCAATAAGGAAGGAGGTGGGAACGATCTCCGTTGCTATGGTCACTGGTAGAAATTTTAGTTGCCAATTCCCAGGTGCagactggagacctcctggaattacag GAGCTGTAGAGATGGAGCCCCTGGCAGCTGGGACCACCTCTGGAGGGAGGAAGAAGTTCACTGTGAAGACCCAGGATGAAGATGACAATGTGGCCCTG GCACAGCTGCTTTTCAAGCCCTCCTGCACTTCAAGCCCCTCCCCAGCTCCCGAGCCTCCTGCAGGGCCAGAAGGGGCCACCTATGCTGACTACATTGTGGGGCAAGCTACTGACTCCTTGGTTCCCCTTGCAaagccagcagcagctgtgaCTGTGGCAGTAACCAGACTTCAGAGCTCCCAGGCTATGCAGACCAACTCCAAAGACAAAGAACTGCCCTTGAACCTTGCACCCAAACCAGGAGCCAAGCACAACTCCATCATTGTTAGTCCTCGCCAG ACCCTGCCGGCCCTTCCTTTCTATCCTCAGAGGGGGAACCCCATCCTGAAGTTTATCTGCAACGTGCCATGGGAGTTTGGTGAGATCGTCCCAGATTACGTCCTGGGCCAGAGCACCTGTGCCCTTTTCCTCAG CCTCCGCTACCACCACCTGAAGCCCAACTACATCCACGAACGCCTCCAGTCGCTGGGCAAAACCTACATGCTGCAG AAAGACCCACACCAGGCACTGAAGGAACTGGCAAAGATCTGCATCCTGGCAGACTGCACCCTGGTCCTGGCATGGAG CGCAGAGGAAGCTGGTCGCTACCTTGAAACATACAAGGCTTACGAACAGAAGCCAGCAGATCTGCTGAAGGAGAAAGTGGACCAGAATTACTTGTCTCGA GTGACTGACTGCCTGACCAGTGTGAAGTCAGTGAACAAAACAGACACACTGACCCTCCTCTCCACTTTTGCA TCCCTGGCCAGTTTAGGTGATGCCTCCAGGGAAGAGCTGTCCCTCTGCCCAGGGATTGGACCCCTGAAG GCCAAGAGGCTCTTTGATATCCTTCACGAACCGTTTCTCAAAGTCCCCAAATGA
- the ERCC1 gene encoding DNA excision repair protein ERCC-1 isoform X2 — protein MSIRKEVGTISVAMVTGRNFSCQFPGADWRPPGITGAVEMEPLAAGTTSGGRKKFTVKTQDEDDNVALAQLLFKPSCTSSPSPAPEPPAGPEGATYADYIVGQATDSLVPLAKPAAAVTVAVTRLQSSQAMQTNSKDKELPLNLAPKPGAKHNSIIVSPRQTLPALPFYPQRGNPILKFICNVPWEFGEIVPDYVLGQSTCALFLSLRYHHLKPNYIHERLQSLGKTYMLQVLLIQKDPHQALKELAKICILADCTLVLAWSAEEAGRYLETYKAYEQKPADLLKEKVDQNYLSRVTDCLTSVKSVNKTDTLTLLSTFASLASLGDASREELSLCPGIGPLKAKRLFDILHEPFLKVPK, from the exons ATGTCAATAAGGAAGGAGGTGGGAACGATCTCCGTTGCTATGGTCACTGGTAGAAATTTTAGTTGCCAATTCCCAGGTGCagactggagacctcctggaattacag GAGCTGTAGAGATGGAGCCCCTGGCAGCTGGGACCACCTCTGGAGGGAGGAAGAAGTTCACTGTGAAGACCCAGGATGAAGATGACAATGTGGCCCTG GCACAGCTGCTTTTCAAGCCCTCCTGCACTTCAAGCCCCTCCCCAGCTCCCGAGCCTCCTGCAGGGCCAGAAGGGGCCACCTATGCTGACTACATTGTGGGGCAAGCTACTGACTCCTTGGTTCCCCTTGCAaagccagcagcagctgtgaCTGTGGCAGTAACCAGACTTCAGAGCTCCCAGGCTATGCAGACCAACTCCAAAGACAAAGAACTGCCCTTGAACCTTGCACCCAAACCAGGAGCCAAGCACAACTCCATCATTGTTAGTCCTCGCCAG ACCCTGCCGGCCCTTCCTTTCTATCCTCAGAGGGGGAACCCCATCCTGAAGTTTATCTGCAACGTGCCATGGGAGTTTGGTGAGATCGTCCCAGATTACGTCCTGGGCCAGAGCACCTGTGCCCTTTTCCTCAG CCTCCGCTACCACCACCTGAAGCCCAACTACATCCACGAACGCCTCCAGTCGCTGGGCAAAACCTACATGCTGCAGGTGCTACTGATTCAG AAAGACCCACACCAGGCACTGAAGGAACTGGCAAAGATCTGCATCCTGGCAGACTGCACCCTGGTCCTGGCATGGAG CGCAGAGGAAGCTGGTCGCTACCTTGAAACATACAAGGCTTACGAACAGAAGCCAGCAGATCTGCTGAAGGAGAAAGTGGACCAGAATTACTTGTCTCGA GTGACTGACTGCCTGACCAGTGTGAAGTCAGTGAACAAAACAGACACACTGACCCTCCTCTCCACTTTTGCA TCCCTGGCCAGTTTAGGTGATGCCTCCAGGGAAGAGCTGTCCCTCTGCCCAGGGATTGGACCCCTGAAG GCCAAGAGGCTCTTTGATATCCTTCACGAACCGTTTCTCAAAGTCCCCAAATGA
- the ERCC1 gene encoding DNA excision repair protein ERCC-1 isoform X1: protein MVTGRNFSCQFPGADWRPPGITGAVEMEPLAAGTTSGGRKKFTVKTQDEDDNVALAQLLFKPSCTSSPSPAPEPPAGPEGATYADYIVGQATDSLVPLAKPAAAVTVAVTRLQSSQAMQTNSKDKELPLNLAPKPGAKHNSIIVSPRQTLPALPFYPQRGNPILKFICNVPWEFGEIVPDYVLGQSTCALFLSLRYHHLKPNYIHERLQSLGKTYMLQVLLIQVDVKDPHQALKELAKICILADCTLVLAWSAEEAGRYLETYKAYEQKPADLLKEKVDQNYLSRVTDCLTSVKSVNKTDTLTLLSTFASLASLGDASREELSLCPGIGPLKAKRLFDILHEPFLKVPK, encoded by the exons ATGGTCACTGGTAGAAATTTTAGTTGCCAATTCCCAGGTGCagactggagacctcctggaattacag GAGCTGTAGAGATGGAGCCCCTGGCAGCTGGGACCACCTCTGGAGGGAGGAAGAAGTTCACTGTGAAGACCCAGGATGAAGATGACAATGTGGCCCTG GCACAGCTGCTTTTCAAGCCCTCCTGCACTTCAAGCCCCTCCCCAGCTCCCGAGCCTCCTGCAGGGCCAGAAGGGGCCACCTATGCTGACTACATTGTGGGGCAAGCTACTGACTCCTTGGTTCCCCTTGCAaagccagcagcagctgtgaCTGTGGCAGTAACCAGACTTCAGAGCTCCCAGGCTATGCAGACCAACTCCAAAGACAAAGAACTGCCCTTGAACCTTGCACCCAAACCAGGAGCCAAGCACAACTCCATCATTGTTAGTCCTCGCCAG ACCCTGCCGGCCCTTCCTTTCTATCCTCAGAGGGGGAACCCCATCCTGAAGTTTATCTGCAACGTGCCATGGGAGTTTGGTGAGATCGTCCCAGATTACGTCCTGGGCCAGAGCACCTGTGCCCTTTTCCTCAG CCTCCGCTACCACCACCTGAAGCCCAACTACATCCACGAACGCCTCCAGTCGCTGGGCAAAACCTACATGCTGCAGGTGCTACTGATTCAGGTTGATGTG AAAGACCCACACCAGGCACTGAAGGAACTGGCAAAGATCTGCATCCTGGCAGACTGCACCCTGGTCCTGGCATGGAG CGCAGAGGAAGCTGGTCGCTACCTTGAAACATACAAGGCTTACGAACAGAAGCCAGCAGATCTGCTGAAGGAGAAAGTGGACCAGAATTACTTGTCTCGA GTGACTGACTGCCTGACCAGTGTGAAGTCAGTGAACAAAACAGACACACTGACCCTCCTCTCCACTTTTGCA TCCCTGGCCAGTTTAGGTGATGCCTCCAGGGAAGAGCTGTCCCTCTGCCCAGGGATTGGACCCCTGAAG GCCAAGAGGCTCTTTGATATCCTTCACGAACCGTTTCTCAAAGTCCCCAAATGA
- the ERCC1 gene encoding DNA excision repair protein ERCC-1 isoform X5, with translation MVTGRNFSCQFPGADWRPPGITGAVEMEPLAAGTTSGGRKKFTVKTQDEDDNVALAQLLFKPSCTSSPSPAPEPPAGPEGATYADYIVGQATDSLVPLAKPAAAVTVAVTRLQSSQAMQTNSKDKELPLNLAPKPGAKHNSIIVSPRQRGNPILKFICNVPWEFGEIVPDYVLGQSTCALFLSLRYHHLKPNYIHERLQSLGKTYMLQVLLIQVDVKDPHQALKELAKICILADCTLVLAWSAEEAGRYLETYKAYEQKPADLLKEKVDQNYLSRVTDCLTSVKSVNKTDTLTLLSTFASLASLGDASREELSLCPGIGPLKAKRLFDILHEPFLKVPK, from the exons ATGGTCACTGGTAGAAATTTTAGTTGCCAATTCCCAGGTGCagactggagacctcctggaattacag GAGCTGTAGAGATGGAGCCCCTGGCAGCTGGGACCACCTCTGGAGGGAGGAAGAAGTTCACTGTGAAGACCCAGGATGAAGATGACAATGTGGCCCTG GCACAGCTGCTTTTCAAGCCCTCCTGCACTTCAAGCCCCTCCCCAGCTCCCGAGCCTCCTGCAGGGCCAGAAGGGGCCACCTATGCTGACTACATTGTGGGGCAAGCTACTGACTCCTTGGTTCCCCTTGCAaagccagcagcagctgtgaCTGTGGCAGTAACCAGACTTCAGAGCTCCCAGGCTATGCAGACCAACTCCAAAGACAAAGAACTGCCCTTGAACCTTGCACCCAAACCAGGAGCCAAGCACAACTCCATCATTGTTAGTCCTCGCCAG AGGGGGAACCCCATCCTGAAGTTTATCTGCAACGTGCCATGGGAGTTTGGTGAGATCGTCCCAGATTACGTCCTGGGCCAGAGCACCTGTGCCCTTTTCCTCAG CCTCCGCTACCACCACCTGAAGCCCAACTACATCCACGAACGCCTCCAGTCGCTGGGCAAAACCTACATGCTGCAGGTGCTACTGATTCAGGTTGATGTG AAAGACCCACACCAGGCACTGAAGGAACTGGCAAAGATCTGCATCCTGGCAGACTGCACCCTGGTCCTGGCATGGAG CGCAGAGGAAGCTGGTCGCTACCTTGAAACATACAAGGCTTACGAACAGAAGCCAGCAGATCTGCTGAAGGAGAAAGTGGACCAGAATTACTTGTCTCGA GTGACTGACTGCCTGACCAGTGTGAAGTCAGTGAACAAAACAGACACACTGACCCTCCTCTCCACTTTTGCA TCCCTGGCCAGTTTAGGTGATGCCTCCAGGGAAGAGCTGTCCCTCTGCCCAGGGATTGGACCCCTGAAG GCCAAGAGGCTCTTTGATATCCTTCACGAACCGTTTCTCAAAGTCCCCAAATGA
- the ERCC1 gene encoding DNA excision repair protein ERCC-1 isoform X3, protein MSIRKEVGTISVAMVTGRNFSCQFPGADWRPPGITGAVEMEPLAAGTTSGGRKKFTVKTQDEDDNVALAQLLFKPSCTSSPSPAPEPPAGPEGATYADYIVGQATDSLVPLAKPAAAVTVAVTRLQSSQAMQTNSKDKELPLNLAPKPGAKHNSIIVSPRQTLPALPFYPQRGNPILKFICNVPWEFGEIVPDYVLGQSTCALFLSLRYHHLKPNYIHERLQSLGKTYMLQVLLIQVDVKDPHQALKELAKICILADCTLVLAWSAEEAGRYLETYKAYEQKPADLLKEKVDQNYLSRVTDCLTSVKSVNKTDTLTLLSTFAVLELSLVCGGKGHQGAADSRDPSWGFQVPGQFR, encoded by the exons ATGTCAATAAGGAAGGAGGTGGGAACGATCTCCGTTGCTATGGTCACTGGTAGAAATTTTAGTTGCCAATTCCCAGGTGCagactggagacctcctggaattacag GAGCTGTAGAGATGGAGCCCCTGGCAGCTGGGACCACCTCTGGAGGGAGGAAGAAGTTCACTGTGAAGACCCAGGATGAAGATGACAATGTGGCCCTG GCACAGCTGCTTTTCAAGCCCTCCTGCACTTCAAGCCCCTCCCCAGCTCCCGAGCCTCCTGCAGGGCCAGAAGGGGCCACCTATGCTGACTACATTGTGGGGCAAGCTACTGACTCCTTGGTTCCCCTTGCAaagccagcagcagctgtgaCTGTGGCAGTAACCAGACTTCAGAGCTCCCAGGCTATGCAGACCAACTCCAAAGACAAAGAACTGCCCTTGAACCTTGCACCCAAACCAGGAGCCAAGCACAACTCCATCATTGTTAGTCCTCGCCAG ACCCTGCCGGCCCTTCCTTTCTATCCTCAGAGGGGGAACCCCATCCTGAAGTTTATCTGCAACGTGCCATGGGAGTTTGGTGAGATCGTCCCAGATTACGTCCTGGGCCAGAGCACCTGTGCCCTTTTCCTCAG CCTCCGCTACCACCACCTGAAGCCCAACTACATCCACGAACGCCTCCAGTCGCTGGGCAAAACCTACATGCTGCAGGTGCTACTGATTCAGGTTGATGTG AAAGACCCACACCAGGCACTGAAGGAACTGGCAAAGATCTGCATCCTGGCAGACTGCACCCTGGTCCTGGCATGGAG CGCAGAGGAAGCTGGTCGCTACCTTGAAACATACAAGGCTTACGAACAGAAGCCAGCAGATCTGCTGAAGGAGAAAGTGGACCAGAATTACTTGTCTCGA GTGACTGACTGCCTGACCAGTGTGAAGTCAGTGAACAAAACAGACACACTGACCCTCCTCTCCACTTTTGCA GTTCTGGAGCTGAGCCTTGTCTGTGGtgggaagggccatcaaggcGCGGCTGACTCACGCGATccctcgtggggttttcaag TCCCTGGCCAGTTTAGGTGA